A window of Streptomyces broussonetiae genomic DNA:
GACATTGAAGGCCCCTGACGAGGTGACGGACTGTCCGTCGACGGAGGTGATGATGTCGTTGACCATGAACCCTGCGGCCGCGGCATTCGAGGCCGGGTCAATCAACCGCACTCGGACACCCCCTCCCCCAGGGACGGTGCCGGTCACCCCGCCAAAGGCGCCCGGTGTGCCCGGGGTGATGTTGACGTCCAGGGGCACCGTCACGCCTTCCGCGGTGAGGCTCCCGCTGAACCGGCCGCCGGCCAGGGGCGCATCGGTGTTGGCGGCAACGTAGACCGTCCACGGCCAGATCCAGCTGTAGCCGCCCTGGATGTCGACAGTGGCGGACGAGCCGTCGGCGGCAATAGCCGCCGGGCAGGCGAGCCCCCTGCACCTCCAGTCCACCTGGGTGATGCGGGTGTACTGCGGAGCCCGGATCGTGACCTTCCCCGGGCCATGCCACTGCTGGTCCGGCGGAAAATCGACAGGCTTGGCCGGCCCAGGAGCATCAAGGTCGGGAACAGCCGACTGGGGAGTCACCACCCGGACCGCCATGGTCCGGGTAGGCGTCGCCCCGGTGGTGGCCTCAGCCGCCTTCCCCCCCAATAGCAGGCTCCCTCCGAGCGTAAGCACCGTGCATAACGTCATGTATCTGCGCATGACATCATCATCCCTTCACTGTTACCGACCGCCCGCTGCAGGCGGGTGTCGTAGATCTGCCAGCCCCCGCAGGTGCCGTATCGCCTGTACCGGTAAGGGCCTGCATCGTCTCGCTGGACAGAGAACCTTTCCGGCGTGCATGGACGAAGCGAACGTGCACGCCGGGGCGCCTGCTCCCATGCTGAATGCCGACAGATCCCCGTCCGCGCCTGCGGCGGCCAAACCCATCCATCAAGTGAACCGGTCGCACTGCCCACCAGGCATGCCAGCGACAACACCCCCTGGCACCCGACCAACGCCCAATGTGCGCCTGTGCCCCGGCGTACGCACCCCGGTGCAGCGCGGAGAGCAGCTTGTGAGCCCCTCCCCGCCCGTGGTCTTCCTACCTGGAACCAGAACTGCACAGCTCGGCCACAGCCGCGATATCGGGCGGGCCGGCGGGACTGCCCGGCGGCGAGGCGGCGGCGTCCGACGTCCTGGAGCCGCCGCCGCAGCTTGCGCAGCTCCCGCTTCTCCTCCGCCTTCGACTTCGGCTTCCGGGGCCGCTTCCAGACCGGCTCCCACGCCGGAGGCTCATCGAGGACGGCAAGGCCCCGCCCCATACAACGCCCAGCCTGGACCCCGGCCTCCTCCTGGGCCTAGCGAGTGGCGTGCGTGCCGGTCGACGGCCGTCGCTGGCGACAACGTGACGCTGGTGGTAGCGGTACATCTGCCCGGCAGTGATCAACGCGATATCCATCATGGAGAGCACGCCACACGACCCTGACGTGTGGAGCCCACCGGATGGAATCCACCGAGTGAGCGCACTCGATGTCGGGCATCGCCGCCGGATGCAGAACATCGCGGGTTCCACCCGGTGGACGATGCCCGGCATCGTCACCACAGCCAGGCGTTGGAGTGCCGCAGCCGCGACAGGGCGCGGGCATCGCGGCGCGCGGCCGCGTTACCGATCCGGTTCTGCCGGGAGCGGGGCCGGCGCGACTGCGAGGCGGCGAGGCGGCGCCGTCCGGCGTCCTGGAGTCGCCGCCGCTGCTTGCGCAGCTCCTGCTTCTTCGCCGCCTTCGACTTCGGTTTCCGGGGCCGCTTCCAGACCGGCTGCCACCCCAGGGGCTCATCGGGCTCGGGCTCCTGGTCCTCGTTGAGCGCGGCGGCCGCCATGGCGTAGCCGGGTCGCCGGTTCCCGGGCAAGCCTCTAGATGAATGAGTCCAAGGGCTTGTAGCCGTAGACCGTCGGCGAACGGTGGCACACGTCGCTGCCATTGCTGCCCCGCGAGTGCACGGCGTGCCGGTCGTCCTGGCGGTCAGCGGAAACCACGTGACGCGTGCTCGGCAACTCGGAGGCTGTCTCGGTCGGCGCCCCAGATGGGCAATAGCCTTGAGTCTCCAGTGACTGGAGACAGCAGAGTTGGGGACATGGACGTTACGACCCTCTACTCGATCGGGGAGCTGTCCCGGCGGACTGGCTTGTCTGTGAGGACGATCCGGTTCTACTCCGATTCGGGGGTGGTAGCGCCGACCACTCGAAGTCCCGCCGGTTACCGGCTCTACGACCTCAACGCACTGCTTCGTCTGGAACTCCTGCGCACACTGCGCGAGCTGGGCATGGACCTGGCCACGATTCAACGGGTACTGGACCGCGAGCTCTCAGTGGCGGAAGTCGCCTCGGCGCACGCCGACGCCATGGACGTCCAGATCCGGGTGCTGCAACTGCGTCGGAATGTCCTGGATGGCGTCCCACTTTGTGGTGTAGCCGATCAAGGCTAGG
This region includes:
- a CDS encoding PDZ domain-containing protein — protein: MVTPQSAVPDLDAPGPAKPVDFPPDQQWHGPGKVTIRAPQYTRITQVDWRCRGLACPAAIAADGSSATVDIQGGYSWIWPWTVYVAANTDAPLAGGRFSGSLTAEGVTVPLDVNITPGTPGAFGGVTGTVPGGGGVRVRLIDPASNAAAAGFMVNDIITSVDGQSVTSSGAFNV